A region of the Mus musculus strain C57BL/6J chromosome X, GRCm38.p6 C57BL/6J genome:
GGATAGCAGCTCCAACCAAATGCTGTACAGAGAACacaaaattgtaagaaaacagGCAAATTAAAATGCAACAATAAAGACTTATTGTCAAAGGATACTGAATAGAAGAACGATGTGGGTTTCAGCTACAAACTGGGCCTGGCTGCTCCCGTGGATGTAATTCTGGGAGGAGAAGACAAATGCAGTCTTTGTATTAGATACTGAATTACAGTGTTGTAAGCCTAAAATATGGTGTGTTAAACATTAGGAAAGTGTCAGTTCACTTTCTCTATGGAAGCATGTAGCACACTTTTGTGAGGCTGTTAAAAGCTacttcagtatttatttatttctcctttctttgcACTTGTACTGTATATTTCACAAAAATGTATGAGAAAAACaatatttaagtatataaaaCTACAAGGGAAAACAATGCAGACATGACAATAGGGAGCACATTTTCCCAATCAATCACCATATCTGTTAGTACCTAGCACAGTGGCTAGAAACAACAGTTAATCGGGTACTTGACTAATTTTCATATTTAGTTTGAGACTTAACTATCCTAGTCAAAAGATCTCAATAAATGGAATAAAGACTGTTCCACTTTGGAGCACTGTATGCTCTAAGTGTAACTGGAGCTCATTAACAAAGATTAAACAGTCAAAACTGTATCTAGTTGCTGGATATGTCAGCACTGGCCTCACATGGTAATCATCATTACAGTAACTTTAGTATCCAATGCAAAAAAATTCCAAACTTTCCTTACCACGTGTCCTGTGTGGGGATTTTTATGAGCATATGGTGGTCCTCTTATATGGTTCCACATTTGGCCAGATGTCATAGCAAGTACAAaacactagaaaacaaaaataatggaatACTCATGGTTTAGCTAGCTAATACTGATTAGGTTAGTGGGTACACGAAAACACTTATCCATTCAGAAAACATATGACGttttttcaaataaatgatttctttattaaaatgtatattttaccaTAAGGATCACAATTCAACATCATTTCTAAAGGGATTTTAAACTATAATTAAACAGAAGAGTTTCAAACTTGAGTATTGGAAATAtatctgaaaaatattttctttttttcttttttttgagacagggtttctctgtatagccctggctgtcctggaactcagaaatccgcctgcctctgcctcccaagtgctgggattaaaggtgtgcgccaccatgcccggctgaaaaatattttcagaagaaCTGTTAAGTGGGGCCTGAGTGGTTAAGAACTCATGCtactgttccaggggatctgagtttGGGTCCCAGGCCCCATAATGGGTGGTTCAGAACTTCGATAACTCCAGCATGTAGGGAATCAAATGCCTCTATAGACTCTACACATACCTGTACTCATACATATaaccccccaacacatatactaaaaataaaataaaatatagaaagaaaaaccCTCTACAAAAAATCAGTTGCTTGAAGCTTTGGAGATGCTAATAATATGAAGGAGATAAACCCATtttaagacagaaaataaaaatccacAAAATCCACAGAGAGATGACTTGGCATATAAAGGTACTTGTCATAAATTTCAAACACACTTCACAATGTGTCTGAAATCTCCAAGaaagacccacatgatggaaggtgGTAACTGAATATGGGGacttttcctgccatgatgataatggactaaccctctgaactgtaagccagccccagttaagtgctttcctttataagaattgccttagttatcatgtctcttcacagcaatgaacacTATGACAGACCTAAAAGCTCTCGTGTTGGAACGGTTGGTACAAAATTGGTAGAACTGTGTGGGTTGGATTTTGAGATGTGGCCTTTtgaaaggaagtgtgtcactgagggtaagCTTGTgccattcccagtgtgctccCTGCCTCCTGACTTTggattgagatgtgagctctcacccTCTGAAGCTAagtcaaattaaatgctttcttttataaagttgCCTCGGTCAGAGTGTTTTATAACAGCAGTAGAAAAGCAATGACCTAAGAGACAATGACctaagttcaactcccagaatGCATATAAAAAAGCTGAGGGCATGTAGCTGGAGAGaaggcacagcagttaagagcatttgcttctCTTGTAAAGGACTGAAATTTGATTGCCCTCCCATCTGGCAGTTTACAAATGCCTACAACTCTAGGGGATCCAgtaccatcttctggcctccagccaGCCTAGCTCAAACCACTGAGACACCTTctaaaatgcaaaaacaaaaacaaggtggaCAGATCTTGAGCAACAACAGGAGACGTTCACTTTCGGACCTCCACAAACATGAACATACATCTACATACATAAGCGTCAGTGTGCACTTGCACTGAAAAAAATGGGGCtgaatagatggctcagtgggttagattacttgctataaaaATAAGAGGACCTGAGTCCAAATACCCAGTACCCTTGTTaaaagcctggcatggctgtacATCTATGTAATGCTGTGTTGgagaacagagacaggcagatctcaagagctcactggccagctgatTTGAGATCAgctaaaaaaaataaggtggagttgggtgtggtggctcatgcctttattcccaacacttggagaggcagagatggatctctggattcaaggccagctttgtctacaaagtgagttccaggacagcagggctgttgcacagagaaaccctgtatctgGGGGGAAAAGGTAGAGAGCAATAAAGAATGACTCTAAATATTCTCCTCTGGTCTATGCATGTGCACTTGTATGCATATACACTCTTTCACAGGCATGCACCCACATCCCACAGCAAAAAAGCGAAGCTACTTTTCACATAGATGAAAGCTAACAGAATCGAAGAGAATATTCTGGGTGCACTAGTATGTGCTTATAATCTCAGAagtagggaggtggagacaggaggctctctgAGGAATCGCTGTACAAGTCAACCCAAAATAGTTAATTCCTGGTTCAGAGAGAGATGCCCAATGTCTACTTGTGGCCtatacacatgagagagagagagagagagagagagagagagagagagagagagagagggagggagggagggagggagggagggagggagaaagaaagaaagaaagaaaggaaggaaggaaggaagaaagagagagagaggagagaaaaggaaatagagggtttcagggaagtgcaaatcaaaacaactctgagtctccaccttacacctgtcagaatggccaggaacaaagacaaaagagacaaaactcatgctggcgaggatgaggaGCACAGGAAACAGCGAGAGCACACCTACATTGCTAGTGGAAGTGCAAGCTtctacaatcactttggaaatcaatatggtggttccttagaaagcTGGGATGGAATcaacctcaagacccagctatattattcctgggcatatacccaaaagatgctccaacatacaacaaagacacatgctcctaGCAGCCTTAGCTGCTAGcaacactatgttcatagcagccttatttataatagccagaagctggaaacaaccccgatgtccctcaacagaagaatggatacagaaaatgtggtacatttacacaatgagatactattcagctattaaaaacaaaggcatcatgaaatatgcaggcaaatggatggaactacaaatgttcatcctgagtgaggtaatccagactgagaaagacacacatggtacGGACTTACctataactggatattagccttaaagtgaaggataaccatgctataaatCAACAGACAGACCCAGAGGAGCTAAGTAACAGGTAAGACTCAAGGGggaatatttgtgtatgtatctcactgagaaggggaaacagaGAAGACGTTATGGTTGACAGGGAGAGGGGACTAGGTAGGGGTGGGGATGGAAACAAGAGGGATCAGGTGTGGGTtggatggggagagagagtacTGAGAGACAACTGCAATGAAGGGGacatctctgggacaagctaAAAACCAAAggcaatggaaactccctggaatcagtgagggtgaccttagctaagactcctagcaaggAGAGATACAGAGCACAAACAAGCTATCTCTGCCTAACCAGTCCAGACTTCCAGTGGAGGTACTGGGACACCAAACCAGCCAtaaacctttgacctacacacaACTTGTTCTGCATACAAGATGTACTGTGGTAAAGGTGACACAGAagttgtgggagtggccaaccaacgactggtccagcttgaggcccatgccatgagagggagctcACCCATGACACTGCCTGGAGAGCCAGCACCCAGAGGATGGAGAGCACAGAGGCCTAGGATAGAACTAAGCAGGAATGGGAAAGGGCAACGAAttaactcctaatgatattctgctacactGATAAATTGGTGTCTAGCCcattgtcatcagagagacttcatccaggaactgatagaaacagatgcagaaacccacagccaagtATTAAGCAGTACTTAGGGAGTCCTgcagaagaggggaggaaggattgtaggagccagaggggtcaaggacacaagaaaacccacagaatcaactaggCCCACTGGGGCTTACAGAGACAACCAAAAGACAGGGAACCTGCATGGGCCTGATCTAGCTTGGTCTTCTTCTGATTCTGTTGCCTTCCTTTGGGACTCTTTCCTCCTACTGAGTTGTCTTGTCtagcctagtcttactgcaacttgctaTGTCATGGCTCCTTGATAGTCATTAAAGTCAgcccttttctgaaaagaatgggaggaggaatggatacaggggtggggcagagaggagaggtggagtgggaggggctaggaagagaagaggaaggagaaacagccatagagatgtaaaataaataaaattcaataaaaatgagtaaaattaaaaaaaaataacaaaattcagatgatagtggtgcacacctttaatcccagcactcaagaggcagaggcaggtagatctctatgagttcaaaagccagcctggggagctggagagatggctcagcaggtaagagaagtgaaggctcttccgaaggtcctgagttcaaatcccagcaaccacatggtgccttataaccatctgtaatgagatctgatgccctcttctggtgtgtgtgaaggccaCTGTAGTGTACttcattataataataaataaatctttaaaaaaaatgtcagcctggtctacagagtgccaggacagccaaggctacacaaagaaaccctgcctaggaaaaaccaaaggaaaataaataaataaaaaataaaaaagaaatagattattaggttcttttctgttctatttttcttcttcaatttacTTACCAAAGCTGCAAAAGCCCATCCAGTTTTATTAAAGAGGAACTCCATATTGCTTCTTCGCAGATACACAAGTCCACCAATAACAGCCAGCAGCAGTCCCAACATTAGGGGTCCAGCATAATTTGGAGGTCTAATTACTCTAATCTAGTGGAAAGGATATAGAAAAACATGTTAaagtataaaatgtatttattttgtaattaataATGAAATGAAAGCAGGCAAAATGTAATTTTAGGGAAAAATACCTCTTTCCTCTATTTTAATCCAATCAAACAGTctaaactacatcctagaaataACATCTAAGAGCTGCTAAATTATTCCACATCAATGATATGAAGACAAGACCAGCTATGATCCCCAGGTAAGATtcaaagacaatgaaaaaaaatcactttctgtAAAGCAGGGAGACTTACGTTGACATCAGTTCTGTCTGCAATCCACCGGGCAATCTGCTCAGCTGAAAACCCTCGCACCTGCAACTCATATGTATCAGCCCTTTTGGGTTTTCCTTTCGGAGGAAAGTTGATGAAAGTTGGAGCTGAATTCATGTTTAGCTGAATAAAGAGTAGTCCATGAAAATGTTAAGTtaccaagaaaataatcttttttgtAACAAAAACAATCTCACAGCATTTATTGTCACCTAATGATAACGTGCCACAAGAACAAGATGAATAAATGTAGCTCCCAGCAGAAgacatctttgtttgtttttttgtctttttttttgagacagggtttctctgtataaccctggctgtcctggaactcactctgtagaccaggctggcctcgaactccgagatcggcctgcctctgcctcccaagtgctgggattaaaggcgtgcgccaccacacacgGCTTAGAAGACATCTTTAAATACACTGAACTGCCTTCTCAGCGTCTCCCATGCTGGACCGTTGCTAGTTGGAAACACTTTGGAGCAGAGTAGTATTATCTCCTTTTAGCACGATCCGACCCAGTTGTTTTCCTGACTTTGTTTTAGAATGAACCTCTTCTGCATCATCTAATTTGAGGTTCGTGCACTTATCAAAGCCAATAATCAGCCCTCTATCCGAATATTCACTTGCTCATACAGGCACACATGAATTCAAATTCTATTTTGCAAGTATCTGAAGATGCGGTTCTGCACCACAGcgattaaggaaaagaaatatgcAAACAGTAGATTCCGCTCCCAACCTCATGAGACTCTCTAGGGCCCCAAGGCCAGGGCAGTCTACACAAACATGCACTCCAGATGTCCTAGAAACTCTAAGGACACCCCCTCCCTACTGCCCTCCTTTCTTGAAACACCCTGATGACCCACATCCTCCTTTATTCTGTTGACCCCGCTTTCATTCTGTATCACATGCCCAGTATGCCCATGTCTGTGACTGGCATCGTACAGCTGAGCCCACCTCCAAGAAAATAATCTTAGTGgcaaaaaataattctaaaatttaGGCCTTTTTTGAAACAGACTTGCCGAGccacccaggctagccttgaacttgcagtaatcctcctgtgtctgcttcctgagtgctaggattaaaatcaCACATCACCATGCCGGATAGAAATTTAGGCTTTCACAGACATAAGACCATAATTATACAGCTGAAATGATTTGTCTAAGGAGAGTTATGAAGCATGCTATCAAACACATGGTTACCTGTGACTGTAATAATCACACTTTTTCCATTTCCATACCAGTTATTTTAGGTTGTTCCttattctaataaaaaaaaaagcatacattCACGACAGCTAAAATTATCTTCTATAGCTCTAACAAGCTCATGATACTAACATGGGAAAAGTCCAGGTTAAAGGACTGTTTGAGCAATACACGGAGTTCACACAAGCTTAGACAatttagagagaccctgtcttaaaacaaataaagccaggcaatggtggtgcacacctttaatcccagcactcgggaggcagaggcaggcagatttctgagttcgaggccagcctggtctacagagtaagttccaggacagccagggctatacagagaaactctgtctcaaaaaaccaaaccaaaccaaaccaaccaaacaaaaaaagacaaataaaaaacagGCATGgggtcacacacctttaatcccaacactggggaagcagaggcaggcagatttttctgAGTTGgaagtcatcctggtctacagagtgaattccagcatagtcacctcccaaatgctgggagttTATGTACAAGTTACTGTGCCTGGCTTGTTTTTTATATGTTTACAGTAAGAATATGTATAGGTCGGATTTCCTGAAGGACAACATTCCCTCCTCCAAATAAGATAATTATACCGAAGATAAGGCTACATTTGGAGTAGAGGTGATCTCGGGGAACCTGATTAATCTCATTAGGCTTTGTTGACTTTGCATTGGCCATCTTGATGAACCAGAACTGAGACAATGATTAGACAAATAGCCTTGGCTTGGCTGTTTAATTATACATACTTCTTTCTCCTGCCCCACTTCTGCTTAAACTGCTACTATGTAGAGGGTGTCACTGATcacatatttttctatattcaACAAAGTCCTCTgctttacacacatacatgctcacacacattcatgtgtgtgagtatgtatgtatgtataagttaTTAGGTAGGGTGATGAACACCtagaatcccaacacttgggagatggaggaaggattagaagtttgAGGATCCAGTCTATGCTACACCACAGACTACATCACACAACAACAAATTTACAACTGTGTGAATATTACTTGCCTACTGCCCAATTTCGGTACTCTAGTTAGGCTGGCATGGGTTATCACTCTTTTTACTTATGCATATTTTgggactggacagatggctcagcggttaagagcactgagtgctgtTTCTGAGGTCCTAaggtcaattctcagcaaccacatggtggctcacaaccatctgtaatgggatccaatactgaattctggtgtgtctgaagacagctatagtgtactcatttaaataaaataaataaatatttaaaataataggcATATTTTGCTTTTAGTTTAATACTTTAGCTCTTACATTAACATATTCCTATTttacttcttaaaaatatttttagacttattttatgtgtatgagtattttgtctgcatccatgtatgtgcactatatgtatgcctggtgcccatgaaagcaagaaaaaagcatcagacccctggaactggagttatggatggttttgagtcactgtgtgggtgctgggaaccaaacctgcaGTCCTCTGCAAAAGGAACAAGAGCACTTAACCAAGTACCCATCTCTCCGGCACTACTAGTTAACTTCTTGGAATCATTAAAAACATTTTGCTTTATCTGTACTTTATTCATGCTGTACttttattcataaaagaaaccaaaCAGCTTACCATTTGAAATACATCTGAGCCTTCATCAAAATCCACCATGGCAAAAAATATCCTGTTGGTAAATGCATTGGAGTATCGCCAAGAATTTGCCAAAATCTGGAATTCTTCATCAGCTTGCCTGAATTCAATCAGATTGGTGGGGGAAAAACATAGGaaaccattttaaaaagcaaaccagCTTATCAgcagcaaaacaaaacctaattaAGTAACAGCAAATTTTAgtgaaagaaataattaaaatgattgGCAAGAAAGTCAAGTATAGCTGATAAGGTTAGAATACACTTTAAGTATAAGAGAAGCCCTCCTTGTATCTAAGTGTTGGAGAGCTCACCAGGAATTAGTAATTGCCTGATTTTGTTTCAGACTTTatttgcagccctggctgtcctggcacatcctctgtagaccaggctggcctctgcctcctgagtgcctggCTCCGAACATTTTTGGTGGTCACTGAAAAAAATCCAGCTAATATCCTCTGTAAGTTGTGGGGATTTTCCTCCCTTTAgtgattttcatttatttgtatgtctgtgtgtgggcatatgtatgtgagtgccaATGCCCATTGAGGCCAGAAGCATCAGATCCACCTGGAGCTGGTTATGGGTAGGTTGTGAACTGTCCAGCATGGGTTCTTGGGACTgaactctgaaagagcagtaatgGGCTCTTAAATGTTGtgctatctctctagcctgagTTTTAAAAATAGGGACTGGCTATGGTGCTCAGCCTGGACTCAAAGTACTGGTCTcaaatgctcctgcctcagcctcctcagcagGAAGGATTGCGAGCATATCTGACAATACCCAGTATCTACACGTTGTTTGGTTCTGGCACTAGGGATTGAATGGAGTCCCACACAGTCAAGGCAGGGATTCTAATACTCATCTATACCCCACACTCTCAATAATTTGGGGGCCCTAAGTTATCGGACAAAGATCTAACAGCCTACCTTAAAAATCTAAAGTATGTAGCCAGAGAGAGATGTTGGCACAGGCTTTAagaccagcactcagaaggcaaagacaggaggactGCCAAAGTTAAAAGCCTGCCTGCTGCTATAGTAAGTCTCAGAAGAgccaagggctacacagtgagatcatgtctcaaaaatcttaaaaattaaataaaatagggaggctggagagctgactgggtcagtaaaatgcttgccctGAAAGTATGGAGGACATGAGTTTACTTTCCACATGCCATGTTAAAAGAAGGCAAGAGTGGTGGTGTACAGTGAAAttgcagtactcaggaggcagagacaagtggatgcCCTGGGCTGGCTGGATAGCTACCCTAGCCTAATCAGTGTGCTCCAGTGTTTCAAAGGATACGGTAGACAGCATTTCTGAAGATGACACCAACGACTGTCTTATGGCCTCTACACtgaagcaca
Encoded here:
- the Magt1 gene encoding magnesium transporter protein 1 isoform 3 precursor (isoform 3 precursor is encoded by transcript variant 4), producing the protein MASPRWFWSVCAIAAVALLLVSKVPSASAQRKKEMVLSEKVSQLMEWANKRPVIRMNGDKFRRLVKAPPRNYSVVVMFTALQLHRQCVVCKQADEEFQILANSWRYSNAFTNRIFFAMVDFDEGSDVFQMLNMNSAPTFINFPPKGKPKRADTYELQVRGFSAEQIARWIADRTDVNIRVIRPPNYAGPLMLGLLLAVIGGLVYLRRSNMEFLFNKTGWAFAALCFVLAMTSGQMWNHIRGPPYAHKNPHTGHNYIHGSSQAQFVAETHIVLLFNGGVTLGMVLLCEAATSDMDIGKRRMMCIAGIGLVVLFFSWMLSIFRSKYHGYPYSFLMS
- the Magt1 gene encoding magnesium transporter protein 1 isoform 1 precursor (isoform 1 precursor is encoded by transcript variant 1); this translates as MASPRWFWSVCAIAAVALLLVSKVPSASAQRKKEMVLSEKVSQLMEWANKRPVIRMNGDKFRRLVKAPPRNYSVVVMFTALQLHRQCVVCKQADEEFQILANSWRYSNAFTNRIFFAMVDFDEGSDVFQMLNMNSAPTFINFPPKGKPKRADTYELQVRGFSAEQIARWIADRTDVNIRVIRPPNYAGPLMLGLLLAVIGGLVYLRRSNMEFLFNKTGWAFAALCFVLAMTSGQMWNHIRGPPYAHKNPHTGHVNYIHGSSQAQFVAETHIVLLFNGGVTLGMVLLCEAATSDMDIGKRRMMCIAGIGLVVLFFSWMLSIFRSKYHGYPYSFLMS
- the Magt1 gene encoding magnesium transporter protein 1 isoform 2 precursor (isoform 2 precursor is encoded by transcript variant 3) — its product is MASPRWFWSVCAIAAVALLLVSKVPSASAQRKKEMVLSEKVSQLMEWANKRPVIRMNGDKFRRLVKAPPRNYSVVVMFTALQLHRQCVVCKQADEEFQILANSWRYSNAFTNRIFFAMVDFDEGSDVFQMLNMNSAPTFINFPPKGKPKRADTYELQVRGFSAEQIARWIADRTDVNVSLPALQKIRVIRPPNYAGPLMLGLLLAVIGGLVYLRRSNMEFLFNKTGWAFAALCFVLAMTSGQMWNHIRGPPYAHKNPHTGHVNYIHGSSQAQFVAETHIVLLFNGGVTLGMVLLCEAATSDMDIGKRRMMCIAGIGLVVLFFSWMLSIFRSKYHGYPYSFLMS